One stretch of Streptomyces sp. A2-16 DNA includes these proteins:
- a CDS encoding DUF5682 family protein produces MTLALEPRAALAALTDCTAPYLLGVRHHSPALAAAVPSLLDAARTEVVCVELPADFQSWLPHLAAPGTLAPVALAGTGEGGRLGFYPFADFSPELAAIRWAREHGAEVVCCDLPMSDPRWGTEGPAAADDGRGRSAEAPTAFAAALTASGTGRDGDDMWDRSVEVRAPGCAPEAVRRAALGVGWALRRDAESAGGVPAVDLAREAHMREAIARVSADGRRVAAVVGAFHAPALTTWNTAGPARPVDAEDHPAVVTSLVPYAFDLLDSRSGYPAGIRDPRWQQAVFTASGDPERLHDAAARAVTDVCRELRAAGHVAGTGEARETLRVACDLARLRGLAAPGRGEVLEALTTVMGQGEPLGRGRALARALETVLVGTDRGRVAPGTPRSGLGPSVEAELASLRLPGPDDPAPRELRLDPLRSALDARREILLQRLTVCGTGYGEPIQVAGTGDAAPLTTRWRLAWNPSVPVRLDLAGIRGVTAALAAEGTLRETFRKEAAEGGATSALVLAGLRDAARCDLPALVSERLADAAEVLPTCATLPELLAALDLLEALKRGHLPGTTPDSRRDAAQLATELMESAVRSLPGLAGSDDPQDAEALVALASRAGEHRLGLRIDGALDDLARHGSPLLQGAALAARVMLDLDDADTLGRRAAGWIDNATGPDARHAMSRRLTGLVSAAAPLLQSAPTALDPLLDRIDTLTDQGFLDRLPALRGGFDTLSPAGRDRLLSTVTERLGDRLDLSLSASPQLLALWTAADTAGRAAVTSLRPPLGTGLHSTAATLEDSSRDEPRAAEAPAGPAPHLTPTDRWRLLLGRESEKLPQSARRLAHALDELYGTGRGEGSADLGREGGQGGGQDASFPTAREWAQELDALFGADVREEVLARAADLGRTDVLAELDPNAVRPSVDLLTSVLSLAGGMPEQQLVKLRPLVRRLVDELAKELATRLRPALTGLATPRPTRRPGGRIDLPRTLRANLAHTRRTDDGRTLVVPERPVFSTRSRREADWRLILVVDVSGSMEASVVWSALTAAVLGGVPTLSTHFLAFSTEVIDLTDRVDDPLSLLLEVRVGGGTHIAAGLARARSLVTVPSRTLVVVVSDFEEGYPLGGLLGEVRALASSGAHLMGCAALDDTGTPRYSVPVAQQLVAAGMPVAALSPLALARWVGDRLRGENR; encoded by the coding sequence GTGACACTCGCCCTGGAACCGAGGGCGGCCCTTGCCGCCCTCACCGACTGCACCGCCCCGTACCTGCTGGGCGTACGGCACCACAGCCCCGCGCTCGCCGCCGCGGTGCCCTCCCTGCTGGACGCCGCCCGCACCGAGGTCGTCTGCGTGGAACTCCCCGCCGACTTCCAGTCGTGGCTCCCCCATCTCGCCGCGCCGGGCACCCTCGCCCCGGTCGCGCTGGCAGGGACCGGCGAGGGCGGCCGGCTCGGCTTCTACCCCTTCGCCGACTTCTCGCCCGAACTCGCGGCGATCCGCTGGGCGAGGGAGCACGGGGCGGAGGTCGTCTGCTGCGACCTGCCGATGTCCGATCCCCGGTGGGGCACCGAGGGACCCGCCGCGGCCGACGACGGCCGCGGCCGGTCCGCCGAGGCGCCCACCGCGTTCGCCGCGGCGCTGACCGCGTCCGGGACCGGCCGCGACGGCGACGACATGTGGGACCGCAGTGTGGAGGTACGCGCCCCGGGCTGCGCCCCCGAGGCGGTCCGCCGGGCCGCACTGGGCGTCGGCTGGGCGCTGCGCCGTGACGCCGAGTCGGCGGGCGGCGTGCCCGCGGTCGATCTGGCGCGCGAGGCGCACATGCGCGAGGCGATCGCCCGCGTCTCGGCCGACGGCCGGCGGGTCGCGGCCGTCGTCGGAGCCTTCCACGCACCCGCACTGACGACGTGGAACACGGCCGGGCCTGCCCGGCCGGTCGATGCCGAGGACCACCCGGCCGTGGTCACCTCCCTCGTGCCCTACGCGTTCGACCTGCTGGACTCCCGTTCCGGCTATCCGGCGGGCATCCGCGACCCGCGATGGCAGCAAGCAGTGTTCACCGCGAGCGGCGACCCCGAGCGGCTGCACGACGCGGCCGCGCGGGCCGTCACCGACGTGTGCCGCGAACTGCGGGCCGCCGGACACGTCGCCGGCACGGGCGAGGCCCGCGAGACCCTGCGGGTCGCGTGCGACCTCGCCCGGCTGCGCGGCCTGGCGGCACCCGGCCGCGGCGAGGTGCTGGAGGCGCTCACCACGGTCATGGGGCAGGGCGAACCGCTCGGCCGTGGCCGGGCGCTGGCCCGGGCACTGGAAACCGTCCTGGTCGGCACCGACCGGGGCCGTGTCGCCCCCGGCACCCCCCGCTCCGGTCTCGGACCCTCCGTCGAGGCCGAACTCGCCTCACTGCGGCTGCCAGGGCCGGACGACCCCGCACCGCGCGAACTACGGCTCGACCCGCTCCGCTCGGCCCTCGACGCCCGCCGAGAGATCCTCCTCCAGCGCCTGACGGTGTGCGGCACCGGGTACGGCGAGCCGATCCAGGTCGCGGGCACCGGCGACGCCGCGCCTCTGACCACCCGGTGGCGGCTGGCCTGGAATCCGTCGGTGCCGGTCCGCCTGGACCTGGCCGGGATCCGGGGCGTCACCGCGGCCCTGGCCGCCGAGGGCACCCTGCGGGAGACCTTCCGCAAGGAAGCGGCGGAGGGCGGAGCCACCAGCGCCCTGGTCCTGGCGGGACTGCGCGACGCAGCCCGCTGCGATCTGCCCGCGCTGGTGTCCGAGCGGCTCGCCGACGCCGCCGAGGTCCTCCCCACCTGTGCCACCCTGCCCGAACTCCTCGCCGCCCTGGACTTGTTGGAGGCCCTCAAGCGCGGCCATCTGCCCGGCACCACACCCGACAGCCGGCGGGACGCCGCGCAACTGGCCACGGAGCTGATGGAGTCGGCCGTACGGTCTCTGCCGGGCCTGGCGGGCAGCGACGACCCGCAGGACGCGGAGGCCCTCGTGGCACTGGCCTCACGGGCGGGCGAACACCGCCTGGGCCTGCGCATCGACGGCGCCCTGGACGATCTCGCACGCCACGGGTCCCCGCTGCTGCAAGGTGCCGCGCTGGCCGCCCGGGTCATGCTCGACCTGGACGACGCCGACACCCTCGGCCGCAGGGCCGCGGGCTGGATCGACAACGCGACCGGACCGGACGCCCGGCACGCGATGAGCCGCCGCCTCACCGGGCTGGTCAGCGCAGCCGCACCGCTGCTCCAGTCGGCGCCGACCGCCCTGGACCCGCTGCTCGACCGGATCGACACGCTCACCGACCAGGGGTTCCTCGACCGGCTGCCCGCTCTGCGCGGCGGCTTCGACACCCTCAGCCCGGCCGGCCGCGACCGGCTGCTGTCCACGGTGACCGAACGCCTCGGCGACCGTCTCGACCTGTCGCTGAGCGCCTCACCGCAGTTGCTCGCCCTGTGGACGGCCGCCGACACGGCGGGCCGGGCGGCCGTGACCTCCCTGCGCCCACCCTTGGGAACGGGACTGCACAGCACCGCGGCCACCCTGGAGGACTCCAGCCGGGACGAACCCAGAGCTGCCGAGGCACCGGCCGGCCCTGCCCCGCACCTCACGCCGACCGACCGCTGGCGTCTGCTGCTCGGCCGGGAGAGCGAGAAACTGCCGCAGAGCGCCCGCCGTCTCGCCCACGCGCTCGACGAGCTGTACGGCACCGGCCGCGGCGAGGGCTCGGCGGACCTCGGGCGGGAGGGTGGCCAGGGCGGCGGCCAGGACGCCTCCTTCCCGACCGCCCGCGAGTGGGCGCAGGAACTCGACGCGCTGTTCGGCGCCGACGTCCGCGAGGAGGTCCTGGCCCGGGCCGCCGACCTGGGCCGCACCGACGTCCTGGCCGAGCTCGACCCCAATGCCGTACGCCCTTCCGTCGACCTGCTGACCTCCGTGCTGTCCCTGGCCGGCGGGATGCCCGAGCAGCAACTCGTCAAGCTGCGCCCGCTGGTGCGCCGCCTGGTCGACGAACTCGCCAAGGAACTGGCCACCAGGCTGCGCCCGGCACTGACCGGACTGGCCACCCCGCGTCCCACCCGCCGTCCGGGAGGACGGATCGACCTGCCGCGCACCCTGCGGGCCAACCTCGCCCACACGCGCCGCACGGACGACGGCCGCACCCTGGTCGTCCCGGAGCGGCCGGTGTTCAGCACCCGTTCGCGCCGGGAGGCGGACTGGCGGCTGATCCTGGTGGTCGACGTGTCCGGGTCGATGGAGGCGTCCGTCGTCTGGTCGGCGCTCACCGCGGCCGTCCTGGGCGGAGTGCCCACGCTGAGCACGCACTTCCTCGCCTTCTCCACCGAAGTGATCGACCTGACCGACCGGGTCGACGACCCGCTGTCGCTGCTGCTGGAGGTACGGGTCGGCGGGGGCACCCACATCGCCGCCGGCCTGGCCCGGGCCCGGTCGCTGGTGACCGTGCCCAGCCGGACCCTCGTGGTGGTGGTCAGCGACTTCGAGGAGGGGTATCCGCTCGGCGGACTCCTCGGCGAGGTGCGGGCCCTCGCGAGCTCCGGAGCGCATCTGATGGGCTGCGCCGCCCTGGACGACACCGGCACCCCTCGCTACTCGGTCCCGGTGGCTCAACAGCTCGTCGCGGCCGGCATGCCGGTCGCCGCCCTCAGTCCCCTCGCCCTGGCCCGCTGGGTGGGCGACCGCCTCCGCGGAGAGAACCGATGA
- a CDS encoding AAA family ATPase has product MPLTDTATALPARQTLPAEERFATELAFLAAHDDGPRPPGWLLTPRAVITFVCGSGGEALKLPDAPEGLPDELVVAPKFVGERALVERCVVTLAGERGLLLVGEPGTAKSMLSELLSAAVCGTSALTVQGTAGTTEDALRYGWNYALLLAQGPTPQALVDSPVLAAMRTGRVARVEEITRCLPEVQDALVSILSDRRMSVPELSGTDDAQVAAAPGFTVIATANLRDRGVSEMSAALKRRFNFETVHPIADVEAETELVKRQATAAVARAGAAFGVDDAVLDVLVTVFRDLRAGRSAEGWDVERPGTVMSTAEAVQVAVSLGVAAAYLPGGDSLDLVPGHLLGVVRKDDPADHARLLGYWDGPVRRRAEDGSATWRRLWDLRENLR; this is encoded by the coding sequence ATGCCCCTGACCGACACGGCGACGGCCCTTCCGGCCCGGCAGACCCTGCCCGCCGAAGAACGCTTCGCCACCGAACTCGCCTTCCTCGCCGCCCACGACGACGGCCCCCGCCCACCCGGCTGGCTGCTGACGCCCCGCGCCGTGATCACTTTCGTCTGCGGCAGCGGCGGCGAAGCCCTCAAGCTGCCCGACGCGCCCGAGGGGCTGCCGGACGAACTCGTCGTCGCCCCGAAGTTCGTCGGTGAACGCGCCCTGGTGGAGCGGTGCGTGGTCACGCTCGCCGGAGAGCGCGGGCTGCTGCTCGTCGGCGAGCCGGGCACCGCCAAGTCCATGCTGTCGGAACTGCTGTCGGCGGCCGTCTGCGGCACCAGCGCGCTCACCGTGCAGGGCACGGCCGGCACCACCGAGGACGCCCTGCGCTACGGCTGGAACTACGCCCTGCTCCTCGCCCAGGGCCCCACCCCGCAGGCCCTGGTGGACTCGCCGGTGCTCGCCGCGATGCGCACCGGAAGGGTCGCCCGCGTCGAGGAGATCACCCGCTGCCTGCCCGAGGTGCAGGACGCCCTCGTGTCGATCCTGTCGGACCGGCGGATGAGCGTCCCGGAGCTGTCCGGAACCGACGACGCCCAGGTCGCCGCCGCACCTGGATTCACCGTCATCGCCACCGCCAACCTCCGCGACCGCGGAGTGTCGGAGATGTCCGCGGCCCTCAAGCGCCGCTTCAACTTCGAGACCGTGCACCCGATCGCGGACGTCGAGGCCGAGACCGAACTCGTCAAACGGCAGGCCACGGCCGCCGTCGCACGGGCGGGCGCCGCGTTCGGCGTCGACGACGCGGTGCTCGACGTCCTGGTGACCGTCTTCCGCGACCTGCGCGCCGGACGCTCCGCCGAGGGCTGGGACGTGGAACGCCCGGGCACGGTGATGTCCACCGCCGAGGCGGTGCAGGTCGCCGTATCCCTGGGGGTGGCCGCCGCCTATCTCCCCGGAGGGGACTCGCTCGACCTGGTGCCCGGCCATCTGCTGGGCGTGGTCCGCAAGGACGACCCGGCCGACCACGCACGCCTGCTCGGCTACTGGGACGGCCCGGTACGCCGCCGCGCCGAGGACGGCTCGGCGACCTGGCGGCGCCTGTGGGACCTGCGGGAGAACCTTCGGTGA